In a single window of the Ignavibacteria bacterium genome:
- a CDS encoding potassium/proton antiporter, with product MLPFEYILLVLSVLILISITLTKISENLGLPALILFLVVGMLAGSDGPGKIHFDNVYIAQYVGIVALIFILFSGGLETKWREVKPVMWTAFTLSTLGVVLTTGALGLFVHYFFELPLAESFLIGAIISSTDAAAVFSVLRAKGTRLKGRIKPLLELESGSNDPAAIMLTIILIQYIQTDDVSGFKIVLFLFQQLILGAAMGFGAGKLLSVSFNKFKFSYPSLYPVFAIASAIFVYAAAASVGASGILAVYIAAVILGNSEFIQKRSLIRFFDGLALLGQIVMFLTLGLLVYPSQLYAVIGPGLILSAVLIFFARPVGVFISMMFSKFRLNEKFFISWVGLRGAVPVILATFPLTAGLEIGPYIFNLIFFITITSALVQGWSIPLTAKLFGVKGENERAAHIPIEMTDSEKTNNDLLDLIIPQNSAVAGRSLAELRLPPESLITVIYRDNDYVVPSGGSILEEGDTILVLVNKGNIEAVKNIFTKLKSTDKVTDPAKRTLNIKKI from the coding sequence ATGCTGCCATTTGAATACATATTACTGGTTCTTTCAGTGCTTATACTGATAAGCATTACTTTAACCAAAATATCTGAAAACCTCGGTCTTCCGGCGCTTATTTTATTTTTGGTTGTGGGAATGCTTGCAGGCTCTGACGGGCCGGGGAAGATACATTTTGATAATGTATACATTGCGCAGTATGTTGGCATAGTAGCCCTGATATTTATATTATTTTCAGGCGGACTTGAAACCAAATGGCGGGAAGTTAAACCTGTCATGTGGACTGCTTTTACGCTTTCCACCTTAGGTGTTGTGTTAACTACGGGAGCATTGGGATTATTTGTTCATTATTTTTTTGAGCTTCCGCTTGCAGAAAGCTTTTTAATAGGAGCAATTATCTCTTCAACTGATGCTGCCGCTGTATTTTCAGTTTTGCGCGCAAAAGGTACCAGGCTGAAGGGCAGGATCAAGCCGCTGCTTGAGCTTGAGTCAGGCAGCAATGACCCGGCTGCAATAATGCTGACAATTATACTGATACAGTATATCCAGACAGATGATGTATCAGGATTTAAGATTGTACTTTTCCTTTTCCAGCAGCTTATTCTTGGCGCTGCAATGGGTTTCGGGGCCGGAAAGCTTCTTTCAGTTTCTTTCAACAAATTTAAATTCTCTTATCCAAGCCTGTACCCTGTCTTTGCCATAGCATCGGCTATATTTGTTTATGCAGCAGCAGCTTCTGTTGGCGCAAGCGGAATACTTGCTGTATATATAGCGGCTGTAATTTTAGGCAACAGCGAGTTCATTCAGAAAAGATCACTTATCAGGTTTTTTGACGGCCTTGCTCTGCTTGGGCAGATTGTAATGTTCTTAACCCTGGGACTGCTTGTTTATCCATCGCAGTTATATGCAGTTATCGGACCCGGCCTGATACTTTCTGCAGTGCTGATATTTTTTGCCCGTCCGGTCGGAGTTTTTATTTCAATGATGTTCTCCAAATTCAGGCTAAACGAAAAGTTTTTTATTAGCTGGGTTGGATTAAGAGGTGCAGTACCGGTCATTCTTGCTACTTTTCCGCTTACTGCCGGACTGGAAATTGGACCGTATATTTTTAACCTGATATTCTTTATTACAATTACCTCAGCGCTTGTTCAGGGATGGTCAATACCGCTGACTGCTAAGTTATTTGGCGTAAAAGGTGAAAATGAACGTGCGGCACACATTCCCATAGAAATGACAGATTCTGAGAAAACAAATAATGATCTGCTGGACCTTATTATCCCGCAGAACTCCGCAGTTGCTGGCAGATCACTTGCAGAGCTAAGGCTTCCTCCTGAGAGTCTCATAACAGTAATTTACCGCGATAATGACTACGTCGTGCCAAGCGGCGGCTCTATACTGGAAGAAGGAGATACGATCCTGGTATTGGTTAATAAAGGAAATATTGAAGCTGTAAAAAATATCTTTACAAAGCTAAAAAGTACCGATAAGGTTACCGATCCCGCTAAAAGAACTCTTAATATAAAGAAGATATAA
- a CDS encoding multicopper oxidase domain-containing protein, with protein MKRRDMILKTLAAGALLTVPKPLQMFANEKKNAVLTEISGTGNPLRFPPVFTNGGNMVLAETTEQVWPGQDTQIITINSSYPGPSVVIDKGQTFTANVINNLNEVITTHWHGVSTPANMDGHPRNPINPGSSFTYTFPVTNRGGTYFYHAHADMLTAKQVYRGFAGFFIVRDPAENFNLPSGIYDVPLCIQDRRTADIPNFTYNPGSPEQTWGMLGNTVLVNGTPDAYFEVSRTLYRFRLLNGSNARVYKIAFSDSRSFHIIATDGGLKDAPVQATEFNLAPGERVEILVDFSGNTIGSNVTLRSLAYSFGGTLPYKQGIALDIIRFDVVNNNTSGGVIPGAFNPITYYNPADVAQTRTFTLTMSGSHPMHKINGLTFDINRIDWQTRLNSLEKWRIINQTADYHPMHTHEAQWQVLSRNNNTNLPPSDKGWKDTVNLSPGETVEVLVKFTDYKGLYLFHCHNLEHEDDGMMLNFEIIDPIGIQQIGTEVPKSFELHQNYPNPFNPATKIKFDVAERVSEDASLKIFDIRGRQVAELFKGRISPGKYEAEWKPGFMPSGTYFARFTAGSFTKTIKLILAK; from the coding sequence ATGAAAAGAAGAGACATGATCTTAAAAACGCTTGCAGCCGGAGCGCTTTTAACGGTACCAAAACCTTTGCAAATGTTTGCAAATGAAAAGAAAAATGCTGTTTTAACAGAAATATCAGGCACGGGGAATCCGCTAAGGTTTCCGCCTGTATTTACCAACGGCGGCAATATGGTTCTGGCTGAAACGACCGAACAGGTATGGCCGGGACAGGATACACAGATCATAACAATTAACAGCTCATATCCCGGTCCAAGCGTTGTAATTGATAAAGGACAGACCTTTACAGCCAACGTTATAAATAATCTGAATGAAGTAATTACCACCCATTGGCATGGCGTCAGCACTCCTGCTAATATGGATGGTCATCCAAGAAACCCCATAAACCCGGGCTCATCATTTACATATACTTTTCCTGTAACTAACAGGGGTGGTACGTATTTTTATCATGCTCACGCCGATATGTTAACTGCAAAGCAGGTTTACAGGGGCTTCGCCGGATTTTTTATAGTGCGTGACCCGGCTGAAAATTTTAATCTTCCTTCCGGTATTTATGATGTTCCGCTTTGCATCCAGGATAGAAGAACAGCCGATATACCAAATTTTACATACAATCCCGGCTCACCTGAACAAACATGGGGAATGCTTGGAAATACTGTATTAGTAAACGGAACACCGGACGCTTACTTCGAGGTCAGCAGAACGTTATACAGGTTCAGGCTGCTCAACGGTTCAAACGCCCGTGTTTATAAAATTGCATTTTCCGATAGCAGGTCTTTCCATATTATAGCTACCGATGGCGGACTTAAGGATGCTCCTGTTCAGGCAACTGAGTTCAATCTTGCGCCCGGTGAACGTGTTGAGATCCTGGTTGATTTTTCAGGTAATACAATTGGCTCAAATGTAACTTTAAGGTCGCTGGCTTATTCATTTGGCGGCACATTACCGTACAAACAGGGCATAGCCCTGGATATTATCAGGTTTGATGTAGTGAATAATAATACTTCCGGCGGAGTAATACCCGGCGCTTTTAATCCTATTACATACTACAATCCAGCAGATGTGGCTCAGACAAGAACTTTTACTTTAACTATGAGCGGTTCGCACCCTATGCATAAGATAAACGGGCTGACATTTGATATCAACCGCATTGACTGGCAGACAAGGCTCAACTCTCTTGAAAAATGGAGGATTATAAATCAAACTGCAGATTATCATCCGATGCATACACATGAAGCACAATGGCAGGTGCTTTCAAGAAATAACAACACAAATCTGCCGCCATCGGATAAAGGATGGAAGGATACTGTTAACCTGAGTCCGGGTGAAACTGTTGAAGTATTGGTTAAATTCACTGACTATAAAGGGCTTTATCTTTTCCACTGCCATAACCTAGAGCATGAAGATGACGGAATGATGCTGAACTTTGAAATTATCGATCCTATCGGAATTCAGCAGATCGGCACTGAAGTGCCTAAAAGCTTTGAGCTTCATCAGAACTATCCGAACCCGTTCAATCCGGCAACTAAGATCAAATTCGATGTAGCAGAAAGAGTATCTGAAGATGCTTCGCTGAAAATCTTCGATATTCGCGGCAGGCAGGTAGCGGAATTATTTAAAGGCAGAATATCACCGGGAAAATATGAAGCAGAGTGGAAACCAGGTTTTATGCCAAGCGGTACTTACTTTGCAAGATTTACTGCAGGCAGCTTTACCAAAACTATAAAGCTTATACTTGCTAAATAA
- a CDS encoding YhcH/YjgK/YiaL family protein, which translates to MVLDKLENAARYFSLGKGFAKGFKYLIENDLTSHEDGRYDVDGDNVFVLLSSYKTKSPTEKMPEAHRKYADIQYLIYGKENIGYAHLNGQKIIKPYSEEKDIIFYDEVSFYFTLAAGSFAVFFPGDLHMPGIISGEPEEVKKVVVKVKL; encoded by the coding sequence ATGGTATTAGATAAACTGGAGAACGCGGCCAGGTATTTTTCATTGGGCAAAGGTTTTGCAAAGGGCTTTAAGTATTTAATTGAAAACGACCTTACATCACATGAAGATGGCAGATATGATGTAGATGGAGATAACGTATTTGTTCTTTTAAGCAGCTATAAGACAAAATCTCCAACAGAAAAAATGCCGGAAGCTCACAGAAAGTATGCTGATATTCAGTATTTAATCTACGGAAAAGAAAATATTGGTTATGCTCATCTGAACGGACAAAAAATTATAAAACCTTACAGCGAAGAAAAGGACATTATTTTTTATGATGAAGTATCATTCTATTTCACTCTTGCCGCAGGCAGTTTTGCAGTATTTTTTCCGGGTGACCTGCATATGCCAGGCATTATTAGCGGTGAGCCAGAAGAAGTAAAAAAAGTTGTTGTAAAAGTTAAGTTATAA
- a CDS encoding T9SS type A sorting domain-containing protein, whose product MKKIYILVILYVFSINIFAQNYSPYIPLMTSGSPITNGVRYPGSAGYSFNDSAWIYILGGLQDGNVITNTVYRYNVLADSWSAVTNFPDGNYWISAAAVAGKKLYSFGGTYTLALNECTPRVKIFNLVSNTWSDGENMPFGRVFHSVTAYQDSLIYCAGGWGYPSGTVYNDVYVYNVFANSWRAATNMPSPRCGGVLAAAGDTLVYVCGGPNWTNPSATNTVYRGVISQSNRSVITWDSTGAVYPGGVRNSIYGASWGNKGIIVSGGYQVTTVTSQCYVYSPGANTWTPQPSLLAPKTDHGAACVNIGNIWKFISAAGTTNRTGGNSNTVNILTDTMTGITGIVSTGNNLPNGFTLDQNYPNPFNPVTKIKFSVAAGNSENVFTSLIIYDIMGREAEKIFSGELKRGTYTMLWNAENKPSGTYFAKLTSGEFSSTIKMLMIK is encoded by the coding sequence ATGAAAAAAATTTACATACTGGTTATTTTATACGTATTTTCAATTAATATTTTTGCTCAAAACTATTCGCCTTATATTCCATTAATGACATCAGGTTCTCCTATAACTAACGGGGTCAGGTATCCCGGCTCAGCAGGTTATTCATTCAATGATTCAGCATGGATATATATTCTAGGCGGTTTACAGGATGGCAATGTTATAACCAATACTGTTTACAGGTATAACGTGCTTGCGGATTCATGGAGCGCTGTTACTAATTTTCCTGACGGTAATTACTGGATAAGCGCAGCTGCTGTGGCAGGTAAAAAACTATACAGCTTCGGCGGGACATATACGCTTGCTTTAAATGAATGTACACCGCGTGTAAAAATATTCAATCTGGTATCAAACACCTGGTCAGATGGAGAAAATATGCCTTTTGGAAGAGTATTTCATTCAGTAACCGCATACCAGGATTCACTGATTTACTGCGCAGGCGGCTGGGGATACCCCTCAGGCACTGTTTATAATGATGTGTATGTGTATAATGTTTTTGCCAACTCGTGGCGTGCAGCAACCAACATGCCTTCTCCCAGATGCGGCGGTGTGCTGGCTGCGGCGGGTGATACCCTTGTATATGTTTGCGGAGGCCCAAACTGGACAAATCCTTCAGCAACCAACACAGTTTACCGTGGTGTGATAAGCCAGAGCAACAGAAGCGTGATCACATGGGATTCAACAGGTGCAGTATATCCCGGCGGAGTAAGAAACTCAATATACGGCGCATCATGGGGTAATAAAGGAATAATAGTAAGCGGAGGCTACCAGGTAACAACTGTAACAAGCCAATGTTATGTTTATTCACCCGGCGCAAATACATGGACTCCTCAGCCTTCATTGCTGGCTCCCAAAACCGATCACGGCGCTGCCTGTGTTAATATAGGGAATATCTGGAAATTTATCAGCGCTGCAGGCACAACAAACAGAACCGGCGGTAACTCTAATACTGTAAATATTCTAACGGACACTATGACCGGCATAACAGGTATAGTTTCTACAGGTAATAATTTACCAAATGGATTTACACTTGATCAAAACTATCCTAATCCGTTTAATCCCGTTACAAAAATTAAGTTTTCAGTTGCTGCGGGCAATTCAGAAAATGTTTTTACTTCACTGATTATATATGATATCATGGGAAGGGAAGCAGAAAAAATATTTTCAGGTGAGCTTAAACGGGGAACTTATACAATGCTATGGAATGCAGAAAATAAACCAAGCGGAACTTATTTTGCGAAGCTGACCTCAGGTGAATTTTCGTCAACTATCAAGATGTTGATGATAAAGTAG